A stretch of the Tannerella serpentiformis genome encodes the following:
- a CDS encoding Fic family protein, with translation MNHRTNTPLLVALREQKATRLKGGIYHRTQVDLTYNSNRIEGSRLTHEQTRCIFETNTIGLTNDAVNVDDILETVNHFRCVDRIIDEADQPLTEAFIKELHAMLKQSTTDSRREWFAVGDYKRLPNEVGGMETCPPEEVADRMQSLLAAYRADPHPTLESLIDFHHRFESIHPFQDGNGRVGRLILFKECLGQAIVPFIITDRLKPFYYRGLREWGRMNGYLLDTCLTAQDEYRALMQYFRIGE, from the coding sequence GTGAATCATCGCACGAACACACCGCTCCTCGTTGCCCTCCGTGAGCAGAAGGCCACCCGACTGAAGGGGGGCATCTATCACCGCACACAAGTGGATCTGACTTACAACTCGAACCGTATCGAGGGTAGCCGCCTGACGCACGAGCAGACGCGCTGCATCTTTGAGACGAACACGATCGGGCTAACGAATGACGCGGTAAACGTGGACGACATCCTCGAAACCGTCAACCACTTCCGCTGCGTCGATCGGATCATTGACGAGGCTGACCAGCCGCTGACGGAGGCCTTCATCAAGGAGCTCCATGCCATGCTGAAGCAATCCACGACGGACAGCCGACGGGAATGGTTCGCTGTGGGCGACTACAAGCGACTGCCCAACGAGGTGGGCGGTATGGAGACTTGCCCTCCTGAGGAGGTGGCGGATCGCATGCAGTCGCTTCTGGCCGCATACCGCGCCGATCCTCACCCGACGCTCGAGTCACTTATCGACTTCCACCACCGCTTTGAGTCCATCCACCCCTTCCAAGACGGCAACGGGCGTGTCGGCCGACTGATCCTCTTCAAGGAGTGCCTCGGACAGGCCATCGTCCCCTTCATCATCACCGACCGCCTGAAGCCGTTTTACTATCGCGGCCTGCGGGAATGGGGACGGATGAACGGTTACCTGCTCGATACCTGCCTCACGGCACAAGACGAGTATCGCGCACTGATGCAGTATTTCCGGATTGGGGAATAG